In Calothrix sp. PCC 7507, one DNA window encodes the following:
- a CDS encoding DUF3616 domain-containing protein: MYNSSLISQVILQFDNSFQEHRKDLSAVLLTSQKHMWLGSDETSTIERLSLDDTDKFTGHKQFRVSEFINLPASDNEEIDIEGLAYASYYLWFVGSHSYKRKKNKPAQTDIKNIQRLAKVITEPNRYLLGRIPLVDGQLFPSCPHPENANLQLSAAKLKLTDQGNLLMSVLVDDPHLGCFVKAAIPGKDNGFDIEGIGVVQSRIFLGLRGPVLRGWAVILEIELEDSNLGEMTLRQIGEGNKKYKKHFLWLNGLGIRDLCIDGENLLILAGPTMDLDGSVQVYQWKNGVNISENVLNYPDLVQDVPFGYREDHAEGMTIFNDVARKPALLIVYDSPTATRLVGESSVVADVFELRAGGMTLDK, encoded by the coding sequence ATGTATAACTCATCTTTAATTAGTCAAGTTATCTTGCAGTTTGACAATAGTTTTCAAGAACATCGGAAAGACCTATCTGCGGTATTGCTGACAAGCCAAAAGCATATGTGGCTGGGGTCGGACGAAACCTCAACTATTGAAAGACTATCTTTAGATGATACTGATAAATTTACCGGACATAAACAATTTCGGGTGTCAGAATTTATCAATTTACCAGCATCAGATAATGAAGAAATAGATATCGAAGGGCTTGCTTATGCAAGTTATTACTTATGGTTTGTAGGTTCCCATAGCTACAAGCGTAAAAAAAACAAACCTGCTCAGACTGATATCAAAAACATTCAAAGGCTAGCAAAAGTTATTACAGAACCTAATCGCTATCTTTTGGGACGGATTCCCCTTGTGGATGGACAGTTGTTTCCATCTTGTCCACACCCCGAAAATGCAAATTTGCAATTGAGTGCTGCAAAATTAAAGTTGACAGACCAAGGTAATTTGCTGATGTCAGTTTTAGTTGATGATCCGCATCTGGGATGCTTTGTGAAAGCCGCAATTCCTGGAAAAGATAATGGCTTTGATATCGAAGGGATAGGTGTTGTTCAAAGTCGGATTTTCTTGGGTTTGCGAGGTCCGGTATTGCGGGGTTGGGCGGTAATTTTGGAAATAGAGTTAGAAGATTCTAACTTAGGAGAGATGACATTACGACAAATTGGTGAAGGGAATAAGAAATATAAAAAACATTTTTTGTGGCTAAATGGATTGGGAATTCGAGATTTATGTATAGATGGTGAAAACTTGTTGATTTTAGCTGGGCCAACAATGGATTTAGATGGATCGGTGCAAGTTTATCAGTGGAAAAATGGTGTTAATATTTCAGAAAATGTTCTCAATTACCCAGATTTAGTACAAGATGTTCCTTTTGGATATAGGGAAGATCATGCTGAGGGCATGACAATTTTTAATGATGTAGCTAGGAAACCTGCATTGTTGATAGTTTATGATTCACCGACAGCAACTAGGTTAGTCGGTGAAAGTAGTGTAGTAGCAGATGTATTTGAGTTGAGGGCAGGGGGAATGACTCTTGACAAATGA
- a CDS encoding NIL domain-containing protein — protein sequence MKKRVTLTFPKRAIQMPVTYRLAKEFNVAANIIRAQVAPNQIGKLVVELLGDIDQLDAAIEWMRSQNISVSHTLGEIVIDEDVCVHCGLCTGVCPTEALTLNPETYKLTFTRSRCIVCEQCIPTCPVQAISTNL from the coding sequence GTGAAAAAAAGAGTTACCCTCACCTTTCCCAAACGCGCTATCCAAATGCCGGTGACATACCGACTGGCCAAAGAGTTTAATGTAGCTGCTAATATTATTCGCGCCCAAGTTGCCCCGAATCAAATTGGTAAACTGGTGGTGGAATTATTAGGAGACATCGATCAGTTAGATGCAGCCATCGAGTGGATGCGATCGCAAAATATCAGCGTTTCCCATACCTTGGGCGAAATTGTGATTGATGAAGATGTCTGTGTCCACTGTGGTTTGTGTACTGGGGTTTGTCCTACCGAAGCTCTAACTCTCAACCCAGAAACATACAAATTGACATTCACGCGATCGCGCTGCATTGTCTGTGAACAATGTATCCCCACTTGCCCTGTGCAGGCAATATCCACTAACCTTTAA
- a CDS encoding thioredoxin family protein — protein MSTDSPVNSPVQPESTTGKRVRNFLIAIVAIALSVALVLGLRTETTSASLAKLSEASTSLEVAVSNGKPSLVEFYADWCTVCQKMAPDITQLEQQYADKVNFVMLNVDNTKWLPEMLKYRVDGIPHFVFLGKDGESIAQAIGDQPRTVMSSNLQALINGDSLPYAQASGQVSKFSAPVAPTASQDDPRSHGSQVVNQ, from the coding sequence ATGAGTACCGATTCACCAGTTAATTCGCCAGTCCAGCCTGAATCAACAACTGGAAAGCGTGTGAGAAATTTCTTAATTGCGATCGTGGCGATCGCTCTTAGCGTTGCTCTAGTCTTAGGATTGCGAACTGAAACCACTTCAGCTTCTCTCGCCAAATTAAGCGAAGCCTCTACATCTCTAGAAGTCGCTGTCAGCAACGGTAAACCATCACTAGTAGAGTTTTATGCCGACTGGTGTACTGTTTGTCAGAAAATGGCTCCAGATATCACCCAACTCGAACAACAGTATGCTGACAAGGTGAATTTTGTGATGCTGAATGTAGATAACACCAAGTGGCTACCAGAGATGCTGAAATATCGGGTGGATGGGATTCCCCATTTTGTGTTTTTAGGTAAAGATGGAGAATCAATAGCACAGGCAATCGGCGATCAACCCCGCACGGTGATGTCCAGCAACTTACAAGCCTTAATTAATGGTGACTCTCTCCCCTATGCTCAAGCTAGTGGACAAGTTTCCAAATTTTCTGCACCAGTAGCACCAACAGCTAGTCAAGATGATCCCCGCAGTCATGGTAGCCAAGTGGTAAATCAGTGA
- a CDS encoding type II toxin-antitoxin system VapC family toxin yields MYILDTDHLSVLDRGGANAQRLLQRLASLSSSQVATSIISYEEQMRGWLSYIAKAQSIEQQVETYKQLKRQLANYCAIPVLEFDEQATQEFQRLRKEYPRLGTMDLKIASLALVNRAVLLTRKSADFGQIAGLFIEDWT; encoded by the coding sequence ATGTACATTCTCGATACTGATCATCTTAGTGTTTTAGATCGTGGAGGAGCCAACGCTCAAAGACTGCTACAAAGATTGGCAAGCCTCAGTTCCAGTCAAGTAGCAACAAGCATCATTAGCTATGAAGAGCAAATGCGGGGATGGTTAAGTTATATTGCCAAAGCCCAAAGCATTGAACAGCAAGTTGAAACGTATAAGCAATTAAAGCGACAATTAGCAAACTATTGTGCGATTCCGGTTCTTGAGTTTGATGAACAAGCAACCCAAGAGTTTCAACGCCTTAGGAAAGAGTATCCCAGACTTGGCACAATGGATTTGAAAATTGCATCGCTTGCGCTAGTGAATCGAGCCGTTTTATTGACTCGTAAAAGTGCTGACTTTGGCCAAATTGCTGGTTTATTTATAGAAGATTGGACGTGA
- a CDS encoding HAD family hydrolase: MVTIKCKNTTFPDIQAILFDKNGTLEDSEVYLRSLAQKATRLIDAQIPGIGEPLLMAFGINGNTLDPAGIVSVASRRETEVAAAAYIAETGRGWFESLKIARQALDEAETYVNQTPSPMFVGSLEVLKYLREGGLKLGILSAATSQEVSDFVNNHQLSNYIQLQMGVDEGPSKPDPILFLQACQALGVEPSATLMVGDSVGDMQMARDAKAAGSIGITWIGKSDHVRGADVVINRLDEIQIVENK; this comes from the coding sequence TTGGTAACTATTAAATGTAAAAACACAACGTTTCCAGATATCCAGGCAATTTTATTTGACAAAAACGGTACTCTAGAAGATTCAGAAGTTTATTTGCGATCGCTCGCCCAAAAAGCAACGCGGTTAATAGACGCGCAAATTCCCGGTATTGGCGAACCTTTGTTAATGGCATTTGGCATTAATGGTAATACCCTCGATCCTGCCGGCATAGTTTCAGTGGCAAGTCGCCGCGAAACAGAAGTTGCCGCAGCCGCATATATAGCCGAAACTGGTAGGGGATGGTTTGAGTCCTTAAAAATAGCCCGTCAAGCTTTAGATGAAGCGGAAACGTATGTGAATCAGACACCTTCACCAATGTTTGTTGGTAGTTTGGAGGTGTTGAAATACCTCCGGGAAGGGGGATTAAAACTCGGCATCCTCTCAGCTGCCACATCTCAAGAAGTGAGTGATTTTGTCAATAACCACCAGCTAAGTAATTACATTCAGCTACAAATGGGCGTAGATGAAGGACCGAGTAAACCAGATCCAATATTATTTTTGCAGGCTTGTCAAGCTTTGGGAGTAGAACCCAGCGCCACATTAATGGTGGGTGATTCTGTTGGTGATATGCAAATGGCCCGTGACGCAAAAGCTGCAGGTAGCATTGGCATCACTTGGATCGGAAAATCAGATCATGTCCGAGGTGCGGATGTGGTAATTAATCGACTTGATGAAATCCAGATAGTCGAAAATAAATAG
- a CDS encoding 30S ribosomal protein S1 — protein MVNQNLTATEIGFTHEDFAALLDKYDYHFSPGDIVPGTVFSIEPRGALIDIGAKTAAYIPIQEMSINRVDAPEEVLQSNETREFFILTDENEDGQLTLSIRRIEYMRAWERVRQLQAEDATVRSGVFATNRGGALVRIEGLRGFIPGSHISTRKPKEELVGEELPLKFLEVDEERNRLVLSHRRALVERKMNRLEVGEVVIGTVRGIKPYGAFIDIGGVSGLLHISEISHEHIDTPHSVFNVNDEVKVMIIDLDAERGRISLSTKQLEPEPGDMIKNRDLVYDKAEEMAAKYREQLLAKQQGVTAEVPVEVLAEEDIPPATEEEEDIPPATEEEDIPVAVAEDIPAAIEAIAEDIPAAIED, from the coding sequence ATGGTCAATCAGAATTTAACCGCTACAGAAATTGGATTCACTCACGAAGATTTCGCTGCTCTACTTGATAAGTACGATTATCACTTCAGCCCTGGTGATATTGTACCAGGTACGGTTTTCAGTATAGAGCCGCGCGGCGCTCTGATTGACATAGGTGCTAAAACAGCAGCATACATACCTATACAAGAAATGTCTATTAACCGGGTCGATGCCCCGGAAGAAGTCTTACAGTCTAACGAAACGCGAGAATTTTTCATTCTTACTGACGAAAACGAAGATGGTCAGTTGACCCTTTCAATTCGTCGTATTGAATACATGCGGGCATGGGAACGTGTACGGCAATTGCAAGCTGAAGACGCTACTGTCCGTTCCGGCGTGTTTGCTACTAACCGTGGTGGTGCATTGGTACGCATTGAGGGATTACGCGGCTTTATCCCCGGCTCTCACATTAGTACTCGCAAGCCTAAAGAAGAATTGGTAGGAGAAGAACTACCACTAAAATTCCTCGAAGTAGACGAAGAACGTAATCGCCTTGTTCTATCTCATCGTCGAGCGCTGGTTGAACGCAAGATGAACCGCCTCGAAGTTGGTGAAGTAGTCATTGGTACAGTGCGCGGTATTAAGCCTTACGGTGCGTTCATCGATATTGGCGGTGTTAGTGGTCTACTGCACATCTCTGAAATTTCCCACGAGCATATTGATACACCACATAGCGTCTTCAATGTCAATGACGAAGTGAAAGTCATGATTATTGATTTAGATGCAGAAAGAGGTCGGATTTCCCTGTCTACCAAACAGCTGGAACCTGAACCCGGTGATATGATTAAGAACCGCGATTTGGTTTACGATAAGGCGGAAGAAATGGCAGCTAAGTATAGGGAACAGCTGCTAGCCAAACAACAAGGCGTTACAGCAGAAGTGCCTGTAGAAGTTTTAGCCGAGGAAGATATTCCACCAGCAACTGAAGAAGAGGAAGATATTCCACCAGCAACTGAGGAAGAAGATATTCCAGTAGCTGTTGCAGAAGATATTCCAGCTGCTATTGAAGCTATTGCAGAAGATATTCCAGCCGCTATTGAAGATTAA
- a CDS encoding photosystem II reaction center protein T, with protein sequence MESVAYILIFTLCIGVLFFAIAFREPPRIQKKEEK encoded by the coding sequence ATGGAAAGCGTCGCGTACATCTTGATTTTCACATTGTGCATAGGAGTTCTTTTCTTTGCGATCGCATTTCGCGAACCCCCCCGCATCCAAAAGAAAGAAGAGAAGTAG
- the psbB gene encoding photosystem II chlorophyll-binding protein CP47, giving the protein MGLPWYRVHTVVLNDPGRLISVHLMHTALVAGWAGSMALYELAVYDPSDPVLNPMWRQGMFVLPFLSRLGVTQSWGGWSVTGAPANDPGFWSFEGVAAAHIVLSGLLFLAAVWHWVYWDLELFRDPRTGEPALDLPKMFGIHLFLSGLLCFGFGAFHLTGLFGPGMWVSDPYGVTGSIQAVAPEWGPDGFNPFNPGGIVAHHIAAGIVGIIAGLFHLTVRPPERLYKALRMGNIETVLSSSIAAVFFAAFVVAGTMWYGTAATPIELFGPTRYQWDQSYFRQEIDRRVQNSVAQGASLDEAWSQIPEKLAFYDYVGNSPAKGGLFRTGPMVKGDGIAQSWQGHAVFKDSEGRELTVRRLPNFFETFPVILTDKDGVIRADIPFRRAESRYSFEQSGVTVSFYGGDLNGKTFKDPAEVKKYARKAQGGEIFEFDRETLNSDGVFRTSPRGWFTFGHAVFALLFFFGHLWHGARTIYRDVFAGVEADLEEQVEWGLFQKVGDKTTRRKEAL; this is encoded by the coding sequence ATGGGACTACCCTGGTACCGAGTACATACAGTAGTTCTGAATGATCCAGGGCGACTGATTTCCGTACACTTGATGCACACAGCCTTAGTAGCCGGCTGGGCTGGCTCAATGGCATTGTATGAACTGGCTGTTTATGATCCAAGCGATCCAGTTCTCAACCCAATGTGGCGTCAAGGAATGTTCGTGCTTCCCTTCTTGTCACGTCTGGGCGTCACTCAATCTTGGGGTGGTTGGAGCGTTACCGGCGCGCCAGCTAATGATCCTGGCTTTTGGTCATTTGAAGGCGTTGCTGCTGCTCACATTGTTCTTTCCGGTTTATTATTCCTAGCAGCCGTTTGGCACTGGGTTTACTGGGATTTAGAACTCTTTAGAGATCCCCGCACTGGTGAACCTGCTCTTGACTTGCCAAAAATGTTTGGCATTCACCTATTTTTATCTGGTTTACTCTGTTTTGGCTTTGGTGCTTTCCACCTCACAGGGCTATTTGGCCCTGGAATGTGGGTTTCTGACCCATATGGAGTCACCGGTAGCATCCAGGCAGTAGCACCAGAATGGGGACCAGACGGTTTTAACCCCTTTAACCCTGGTGGTATTGTCGCTCACCATATCGCTGCTGGTATTGTCGGCATTATCGCAGGCTTATTCCACCTGACAGTTAGACCCCCCGAACGGCTTTACAAAGCCCTGCGGATGGGGAACATTGAAACTGTACTCTCTAGCAGTATCGCTGCAGTATTTTTCGCTGCTTTCGTGGTGGCTGGTACTATGTGGTACGGCACCGCTGCTACTCCTATTGAGCTATTTGGGCCAACCCGCTACCAATGGGATCAAAGCTACTTCCGTCAAGAAATTGACCGCCGCGTTCAAAATAGCGTAGCCCAAGGTGCAAGCCTTGACGAAGCTTGGTCACAAATACCCGAAAAACTTGCCTTCTACGATTATGTCGGTAATAGCCCCGCCAAAGGCGGTCTATTCCGTACAGGTCCGATGGTTAAGGGCGATGGTATTGCCCAATCTTGGCAAGGTCACGCAGTATTCAAAGATTCTGAAGGACGGGAATTGACTGTACGTCGTCTCCCCAACTTCTTTGAAACCTTCCCAGTTATCCTGACCGACAAAGACGGAGTGATCCGCGCTGACATTCCTTTCCGTCGGGCAGAATCCAGATATAGCTTTGAACAATCTGGCGTTACTGTTAGCTTCTATGGCGGTGATTTGAATGGTAAAACCTTCAAAGATCCAGCCGAAGTTAAGAAGTATGCCCGTAAGGCTCAAGGCGGTGAAATATTTGAATTTGACCGGGAAACCTTGAATTCTGATGGTGTATTCCGCACCAGTCCCAGAGGTTGGTTTACCTTTGGACACGCTGTATTTGCTCTGTTGTTCTTCTTTGGCCACCTCTGGCACGGCGCTCGGACAATTTACCGAGATGTGTTTGCTGGGGTCGAAGCGGATCTCGAAGAGCAAGTCGAGTGGGGCTTATTCCAAAAAGTGGGTGACAAGACAACCCGCCGGAAAGAAGCTCTCTAA
- a CDS encoding ABC transporter substrate-binding protein, with product MTWFDSSIKKWGRITKFCSLFCLCLFLVVSCSPRPQTTTPPSPVTTSTGDGRITVGTTGKPRTLDPADAYELASLGLVFNMSDRLYTYEPGSTEIKLQLATALPKVSQDGLTYTIPLRQGVVFHDGTPFDAEAMAFSIKRFIENKGKPSFLLADTVDSVKATGKYELTIKLKKPFAAFPALLAFSGVCPVSPKAYEIGTGKFKPETFVGTGPYKLAKYGTDSLRFDVFDKYWGEKPANKGINVQIQTSPVNLFNAFRTGAVDVAYLSLQPDQIRSLEEGSKKGDWQAITAQGSVVSYLVLNRNQKPLDKPEVRQAIASIIDRPLLNQRVLFGQADPLYSMIPTTFNVSQPLFKDKYGDANFEQAKKLLTAAGFSKENPAKVQIWYPASSPTRSLAAQTLKSLTDQKLEGVLQFEVTTVEGATFFKEISKGLYPAALLDWYPDFLDPDNYVQPFLACQKGSAAKGCEDGGSQTQGSFYYNEAVNKLIDQQRQEQNPEARKKIFLDIQTQVTNDVPYVPLWQNKDFVFAQKGVSNVQLDPTQNLVYKSIKK from the coding sequence ATGACCTGGTTTGATTCTTCGATAAAAAAATGGGGTCGAATTACAAAATTCTGCTCTTTGTTCTGTTTATGTTTATTTTTGGTGGTGAGTTGCTCTCCTCGCCCACAGACAACTACACCACCATCACCTGTAACTACCTCTACAGGTGATGGTCGCATTACTGTAGGTACGACAGGAAAGCCGAGAACTCTCGATCCGGCGGATGCTTATGAGTTGGCATCTTTGGGTTTAGTGTTTAATATGAGCGATCGCCTCTACACTTACGAACCAGGAAGCACGGAAATTAAACTGCAACTGGCGACAGCATTACCAAAAGTCAGTCAAGATGGTTTAACTTACACCATCCCTTTGCGTCAAGGAGTGGTTTTTCATGATGGCACTCCCTTCGATGCGGAAGCAATGGCTTTTAGTATCAAGCGCTTTATCGAAAATAAAGGTAAACCCTCATTCTTACTAGCTGATACAGTAGATTCAGTGAAAGCTACAGGGAAATATGAGTTAACAATTAAGCTGAAAAAGCCCTTTGCAGCTTTTCCTGCACTACTAGCATTTTCTGGAGTATGTCCAGTTTCACCCAAAGCTTATGAAATAGGCACAGGAAAATTTAAACCAGAAACATTTGTCGGTACTGGCCCCTACAAATTAGCCAAGTATGGTACTGATTCACTGCGATTTGATGTATTTGATAAATATTGGGGAGAAAAACCAGCGAATAAAGGGATTAACGTGCAAATTCAAACTAGTCCAGTGAATTTGTTTAATGCTTTTCGTACAGGTGCTGTGGATGTAGCTTATTTGTCTCTACAGCCAGATCAAATTCGCAGCTTGGAAGAAGGGAGTAAAAAAGGGGATTGGCAAGCGATTACGGCACAGGGTAGTGTAGTAAGTTATCTGGTGTTGAATCGCAATCAAAAGCCTTTAGATAAACCAGAGGTAAGACAAGCGATCGCTTCAATAATTGACCGTCCACTGTTAAATCAGCGAGTTTTGTTTGGTCAGGCTGATCCGCTTTATAGTATGATTCCCACTACGTTTAATGTTTCCCAGCCATTATTTAAAGATAAATATGGTGATGCTAACTTTGAACAAGCTAAAAAATTGTTAACTGCTGCTGGTTTTTCTAAAGAAAATCCCGCCAAAGTGCAAATTTGGTATCCTGCTAGTTCACCTACTCGAAGTTTGGCAGCACAGACACTGAAATCTCTGACTGATCAAAAACTAGAGGGAGTACTTCAATTTGAAGTCACCACTGTAGAAGGTGCTACTTTCTTTAAAGAAATCTCCAAGGGTTTATATCCAGCAGCTTTACTAGATTGGTATCCAGACTTTTTAGATCCTGACAATTATGTGCAACCATTCTTAGCTTGTCAAAAAGGATCAGCAGCTAAGGGATGTGAGGATGGTGGTAGCCAAACTCAAGGGTCATTTTACTATAACGAAGCTGTCAATAAGTTGATTGACCAGCAACGCCAAGAACAAAACCCCGAAGCCCGCAAGAAAATATTTTTAGACATTCAAACCCAAGTAACAAATGATGTTCCTTATGTTCCTTTATGGCAGAATAAAGATTTTGTGTTTGCCCAAAAAGGTGTAAGCAACGTGCAACTTGACCCTACTCAGAATTTGGTTTACAAATCTATTAAAAAGTAG
- a CDS encoding ABC transporter permease produces MSRSKALQYYIASRAVLAPLQLLTIITIVFLLLRATPGDPADAILGGRAPESAKEELRKQLGLNLPLWLQYLNYLGNLLHFDLGTSLTSRGQHVWDIIGQYFPATVELAVFSMAVALIVGIFVGTLSASRPGTIFDVGGRLFGIVTYALPMFWAGMLLQLIFSVQLGWFPNSNRFPPNLPAPAHITGLYTIDSLLGGNFSQFLASLHHLALPSLTLGILLSGIFERIVRVNLKQTLQADYVEAARARGIQESKILVSHALKNALIPVITVLGLTFASLLGGAILTEVTFSWPGLANRLYQAISDRDYPTVQGVLVFFGAIVVGASILIDILNAYVDPRIRY; encoded by the coding sequence ATGTCTCGCTCCAAAGCCCTACAATATTACATTGCTTCCCGTGCAGTTCTAGCACCACTCCAACTGTTAACTATCATCACAATTGTCTTTCTTTTACTCAGAGCGACTCCAGGAGATCCAGCAGATGCAATTCTCGGTGGACGTGCGCCAGAAAGCGCTAAAGAAGAGTTACGAAAACAACTAGGTTTAAACTTACCTTTGTGGTTACAATACCTGAATTATTTAGGCAATTTACTGCACTTTGATTTGGGAACTTCTTTAACAAGTCGGGGACAACATGTTTGGGACATAATTGGGCAATATTTCCCAGCAACGGTAGAGTTAGCAGTATTTAGTATGGCAGTTGCTCTCATCGTTGGTATTTTCGTGGGGACTCTGTCTGCTTCTCGTCCGGGGACAATTTTTGATGTGGGTGGGCGATTGTTTGGTATTGTCACCTATGCACTTCCCATGTTTTGGGCGGGAATGCTGCTACAACTGATTTTTTCAGTCCAACTGGGGTGGTTTCCCAACTCCAACCGCTTTCCGCCAAATCTGCCGGCTCCGGCTCATATTACTGGTTTGTATACCATTGATAGTTTGCTAGGTGGTAATTTCAGCCAGTTTTTGGCATCTTTGCACCATCTCGCCCTTCCTAGCCTCACTTTAGGCATTTTGCTCAGTGGTATTTTTGAGCGAATTGTCAGAGTGAATTTAAAACAAACTTTGCAAGCAGATTATGTAGAAGCAGCGAGAGCTAGAGGGATTCAAGAAAGCAAAATTTTAGTTTCTCATGCTTTAAAAAATGCTTTGATTCCCGTAATTACGGTGTTGGGATTAACCTTTGCTTCTCTGCTAGGTGGGGCGATTTTGACTGAGGTGACGTTTTCTTGGCCTGGGTTGGCGAATCGATTGTATCAAGCAATTTCCGATCGCGATTATCCCACGGTCCAGGGCGTGTTGGTGTTTTTTGGGGCGATCGTCGTAGGCGCAAGCATTTTAATTGATATTTTAAATGCTTACGTCGATCCTCGAATTCGATATTAA
- a CDS encoding FAD-dependent oxidoreductase, whose protein sequence is MKSRQKVACGQKSFISFSLVSAFLAPYAAVAAPPRTPDKTVNCEILVVGGGLSGVATAYEGLLAGQTVCLTEITDWLGGQISAQGTSALDERPTQRARQFYSRGYLELRNRIQQKYGKLNPGDCWVSDSCFLPRDAHIILAQLLKDAEKQGKGKLEWLPNTVIKDLEISADGKIINSAIAIQHQPAPNAQPLNTLSLSQTIEDSYRYENSSRFNKTIIRFIPKQGKGNASNWYVVDASETGEIVALADVPYRLGIDARSYLEPSASSTSNDSYCPQGFTYTFAMEATKEAQPQKMPPFYLQYAPYFSYELKRLANFGLVFTYRRIWSPTKGQATSFNGVNFTAPSPGDISMQNWTWGNDYRPGTAADNLVYTRQQLQSTKQLQPGGWMGGLRTESLRKAEENALSYYYWLVAGTTDSQLGQGVKQQQTNNRFVSGLDSPMGTVHGLSKYPYMREGRRIIGRPSWGQPTGFTIWEIDISRRNYNDPYYSKTLPANMYRQLKAALSGLEATSVIAGQVSPDKAMRRTRSTIFPDAVGIGHYAIDFHPCMEKSPPETPGNRERAGERRGAGQAYPFQIALRAMIPQKIDNLIVGGKSIATSHIASAAYRVHSFEWSVGAAAGTVAAFARKNAIAPYQLVDDLPKPEPQLQALKRLLEQNGNPTAFPDTSIFNQNWDDWR, encoded by the coding sequence GTGAAGTCTAGACAAAAAGTCGCTTGTGGCCAGAAATCGTTCATCAGTTTCAGCTTAGTATCTGCTTTTCTTGCACCTTATGCTGCTGTTGCTGCGCCACCGAGGACTCCAGACAAAACTGTAAATTGCGAGATTTTAGTTGTCGGTGGTGGACTTTCTGGAGTGGCGACAGCTTATGAAGGGTTATTAGCAGGACAGACAGTTTGTCTGACAGAAATCACCGACTGGCTGGGGGGACAAATTTCTGCTCAAGGGACATCTGCATTAGACGAACGACCTACCCAAAGAGCGCGCCAATTCTACTCTCGTGGCTACCTGGAATTGCGAAACCGCATTCAGCAAAAGTATGGTAAGCTCAATCCTGGTGATTGCTGGGTAAGCGACTCTTGCTTTTTGCCCCGTGATGCTCATATAATTTTGGCTCAACTGCTCAAAGATGCCGAGAAGCAAGGCAAAGGGAAGTTAGAATGGTTGCCAAATACAGTAATTAAAGATTTAGAAATTAGTGCTGATGGGAAAATAATTAATAGTGCGATCGCTATTCAACATCAACCAGCACCCAACGCGCAACCCCTCAACACCCTTTCTTTATCTCAAACTATTGAAGACTCCTACCGTTACGAAAATTCGTCTCGCTTCAACAAAACTATTATTCGCTTCATTCCCAAACAGGGTAAAGGAAACGCTTCAAATTGGTATGTCGTGGACGCCAGCGAAACCGGAGAAATCGTCGCCCTTGCGGATGTCCCTTATCGATTAGGTATAGATGCTCGTTCTTATCTAGAACCTTCGGCTTCTAGCACCAGCAATGACTCTTATTGTCCTCAAGGTTTCACTTACACCTTTGCAATGGAGGCGACTAAGGAAGCACAACCACAGAAAATGCCTCCATTTTATTTGCAATACGCGCCATATTTCAGCTACGAATTGAAACGACTGGCAAACTTTGGCTTAGTTTTCACCTACCGCCGCATCTGGAGTCCAACGAAGGGACAAGCAACATCATTCAATGGAGTCAATTTTACTGCTCCCTCGCCTGGAGACATCTCCATGCAAAACTGGACTTGGGGGAACGACTACCGCCCTGGAACCGCTGCTGATAACTTAGTTTATACCCGTCAACAGTTGCAAAGTACTAAGCAATTACAGCCTGGGGGTTGGATGGGGGGACTGCGGACAGAAAGCCTCCGCAAAGCAGAAGAAAATGCCCTATCTTACTACTACTGGCTAGTAGCTGGGACTACAGATTCCCAACTAGGACAAGGTGTGAAGCAGCAACAAACAAATAATCGCTTTGTATCAGGGCTAGATTCGCCAATGGGGACGGTGCATGGCTTGTCCAAATACCCCTATATGCGGGAGGGACGACGCATCATTGGCCGCCCCAGTTGGGGACAACCTACGGGTTTTACTATTTGGGAAATTGATATTTCACGCCGTAATTATAATGATCCTTATTACAGTAAGACCTTGCCGGCAAATATGTATCGCCAGTTAAAAGCGGCACTATCTGGGTTAGAAGCAACATCGGTAATTGCAGGACAGGTTTCACCAGACAAAGCCATGCGGCGGACGCGCTCAACTATCTTCCCTGATGCTGTGGGTATTGGTCATTACGCCATTGACTTCCATCCTTGCATGGAAAAAAGCCCCCCAGAAACCCCTGGTAACAGAGAACGCGCAGGTGAAAGACGCGGTGCGGGACAAGCTTATCCGTTTCAAATTGCCTTAAGGGCGATGATTCCCCAGAAAATCGACAATTTAATCGTCGGTGGTAAGAGCATCGCTACTAGTCACATTGCTTCTGCAGCCTATCGAGTCCATTCCTTTGAATGGTCTGTTGGCGCGGCGGCAGGAACTGTAGCAGCTTTTGCGCGCAAAAATGCTATTGCACCCTACCAACTAGTAGATGATTTGCCCAAACCAGAACCGCAACTGCAAGCCTTGAAACGTCTTTTAGAACAGAATGGCAATCCTACAGCCTTTCCTGATACCTCAATTTTTAACCAAAATTGGGATGATTGGCGGTAG